Part of the Imperialibacter roseus genome, ATGAGTGCTCCTAATAAGGAGAAAGGCCTACCCAGAAGAAAAAACTATTAATTACTCCCCAGAACCCTTGGCCGGGCGCCAAAGCTATATTAACGGGGGAGCCCAGCCATGACGCACAGGACATTATATAACAAGCATACTGATTTGCATCCAGGCGGCCGGCTGGCGGAAAGATCAGCTATCCTCGCTCAAGTGCGATAATGGTAATGATCTTATCACTGGCCGTGCACCAACAATATATTATCTTGCGAACGCTGTCAAAACAAGGTCATTTATTATGAGGCGAAAAATCCCGGAATCAACGCTACCAAAACTCAATCGCTCGCAAATGATTACTTCCGAAGGCTTTCAAAAATTAAGGGAAGAACATGATCACTTGTGGCGAGTTGAACGTCCAGATGTTACCGCTAAGGTTGCATGGGCCGCAAGTTTGGGAGATCGTTCAGAAAATGCCGATTACCATTACAACAAAAAACGTCTTCGGGAAATTGACAATCGCCTTCGTTATTTGCGCAAGTGTATTGATGACTTTAAAATTATTGACTACCATCCCAACCAGGAAGGAAAAGTGAATTTTGGCGCCTGGGTAGAAATTAAAAACGAAGAGAAAGGCCTTCAAAACCGTCTTCGCATTGTGGGTTACGAAGAGTTAATAGGTAACAAAGAGTATATCTCTATGGACTCCCCAATGGCTAAAGCACTGCTTGGTAAAACTGTGGGAGATGAAGCGATAGTTAAAACCAAAATGGGTGATTTTGTATGGAAAATTCTTAAAATAGAGTATCAGAAGTAGTATAACCAAAATAGCTCTCTGGAGCTGCTTTGCCACGTCTTGGGCTTACGCTGGCCGGGCCACGCTGGCCGGGCCCTTTGCCCAGGCTATTAATAGTTTTTCTTCCCTCGCTCTTTTGCCCGGCGAATTAGCGTGCCCCGACTCATTTTTCACCACCCCTATCTGATTTTGAAT contains:
- the greB gene encoding transcription elongation factor GreB produces the protein MRRKIPESTLPKLNRSQMITSEGFQKLREEHDHLWRVERPDVTAKVAWAASLGDRSENADYHYNKKRLREIDNRLRYLRKCIDDFKIIDYHPNQEGKVNFGAWVEIKNEEKGLQNRLRIVGYEELIGNKEYISMDSPMAKALLGKTVGDEAIVKTKMGDFVWKILKIEYQK